One stretch of Buteo buteo chromosome Z, bButBut1.hap1.1, whole genome shotgun sequence DNA includes these proteins:
- the MED18 gene encoding mediator of RNA polymerase II transcription subunit 18, with translation MEAPPVTMMPVTGGTINMMEYLLQGSVLDQSLESLLHRLRGLCDNMEPETFLDHEMVFLLKGQQASPFVLRARRSMDKSGMPWHLRYLGQPEIGDKNRHALVRNCVDIATSDNLTDFLVEMGFRMDHEFVAKGHMFRKGIMKIVVYKIFRILMPGNTESIEPLSLSYLVELNVVAPAGQDVVSDDMRNFAEQLKPLVHLEKIDPKRLM, from the exons ATGGAGGCCCCCCCCGTGACCATGATGCCCGTCACGGGCGGCACCATCAACATGATGGAGTACCTGCTGCAAG GGAGCGTGTTGGACCAGAGCCTAGAGAGCCTGCTGCACCGCCTGCGCGGCCTCTGCGACAACATGGAGCCGGAGACGTTCCTGGACCACGAGATGGTGTTCCTGCTGAAGGGGCAGCAGGCCAGCCCCTTCGTGCTGCGGGCGCGGCGGTCCATGGACAAAAGCGGGATGCCCTGGCATTTGCGCTACCTGGGCCAGCCCGAAATAGGCGACAAGAACCGCCACGCGCTGGTGCGCAACTGCGTCGACATCGCTACTTCGGACAACCTGACGGACTTTCTGGTGGAGATGGGCTTCCGCATGGACCACGAGTTTGTGGCCAAAGGGCACATGTTCCGCAAGGGCATCATGAAGATCGTGGTGTACAAGATCTTCCGCATCCTCATGCCAGGAAACACGGAGAGCATCGAGCCGCTCTCCCTCTCCTACCTGGTGGAGCTCAACGTGGTAGCGCCAGCAGGACAGGACGTCGTTTCTGATGACATGAGGAATTTTGCTGAGCAACTGAAGCCTCTAGTGCATCTGGAGAAAATTGACCCTAAAAGGCTAATGTGA